In Nitrospirota bacterium, the genomic window CGGGCGCGAAATGGGGTACGCCTCGGACATCGAAATCCTCTGCGTCTACGGAGGACCGGGACGGACGCGAGGGCGTCATCCGACGGAGAACAGCGTCTACTTCGAGCGACTGGTGCAGGAGATTCGCGACGGCATCCAGGCCAGGCAGGAAGGGATCTTTCATATCGACCTGCGGCTCAGACCGTACGGAAGCGCTGGTCCGTTGGCGTCGCCGCTGGAGCAGATCCGGCGGTACTACAGTGCAACGGGTGAGGCGGCGCCGTTCGAGCGGCAGGCGCTGATCAAGCTACGTTGGGTCGCGGGCGACGAGGAGTTGGGCCGGGAAGTCGAGGCCCATCGCGATGAGTTCGTTTACAGCGATCAGGCGTGGGACTTGGACGCGGCGGTCGACCTCAGACTGCGCCAAATCAGGGAACTGGTGCAGTCCGGGACCACCAACGTGAAATACGGCCCCGGCGGTGTGATCGATATCGAGTACGCGGTGCAGTACCTGCAGGTGATGCACGGGAGGGCGCACCGGCAGGTGCGGACGCCGTCGACCTTGGAGGCGCTCGACGGCCTGTGGCGCGTCGGGGTGCTCTCGCGGAAGGAGCGTGAGCAGCTTCGCGAGGCGTACTTGTTTCTGCGTGCGTTGATCGACGGCCTTCGAATCGTGCGGGGGCACGCGCGCGATCTGGTCCTGCCGGCTCCGGGCTCGGACGACATGATGTTTCTGGCGCGACGGCTCGGTTATACCGGACCGAGCTGGACCCGCGAGGCTGCCAGGTTGGCGACGACGATACGCCGGCACATGGCCACGGCTCACCGTTTCTTCGTCACGCGGTTTGACCGCCGAGACGTTCTGCGCAACGCGGCCCGGATGATGGGCGACGTCCGCGGCCTCTCGAACAGCGAGTGAAAGACCTGATGGACCCGGCCCGCGTGCAGCCGATATTCGTCGAGGAGTTGCTGGGTGGCGGTCGCATCCGGCTTGTCGCGGTAGTCCAATCGCAACGCGCAGATTCGTAACTCCTCCGGATCAATGGGGAGGGAATGGGTCTGCAGTTCATGCACCATCTGGAGGCGATGCTCCACGTTCCGGAGAAACCGATACGCGTCCGTCAACTGTCGAGAGGTGTCGGGTTCCAACAACTGATGGCGTCGAAGCGTGTCGAGCGCTTTCAGGGTATTACGCTCTCGGATAACCGGTAGCCTTCCACCGAAGAAGGCCTGGATCGACTGAACAATGAACTCGATTTCGCGAATGCCGCCGACTCCCAGTTTGACGTTCCGCTCCAATTCGCCTTTGGCCCGTATCTTGCTGTTAATCGTCTCCTTCACTGCGCGGACCTCTGCGAGGTCGTTGAGCGAAAACGGCTGACGGAAGACGAACGACGACACCCGGCGGAGGAACTCCTGCCCGAGCCGTCGGTTTCCTGCCACGGGCCACGCCTTCAGTAAGGCCAGTCGCTCCCAGGTGGCTCCGCGTTTGGTGTAATACCTGAGCGCCTCGCTGAGGTCGGAGGCGATGGGGCCGAATTGGCCTTCGGGGCGGAGGCGCAAATCCGTCCGATACACGTACCCCTCGTTGGTCACCTCGGTCAGCGCCGCGGTGATGGTTTGCGAGAGCCGTTGAAAATATTCCTGGTTCGAGATCCGCGTGGTTGGGCCGCCGGACGGTCGGCCGCTCGTGCTGCCGTCCGCTGAGTCGTAGAGGTAGATCAGATCAACATCAGAACTGAAGTTGAGCTCTCCGCCCCCGAGTTTTCCCATCCCCACGACCGTAAACGCCGCTCGGCCGGGTCGTTTCCCGCGAGGCCTCCGCATCGGCGGGCCGTACTGCGCTCGGAGCAACTGGTCGCACAACTCGTAGATCTGTTGAATGAGAACCTCCGCCAGGACCGTGAGCGCTCCGGTGGTCTGAGCCACGCTCGATCGTCCCAGGAGGTCGCTGACCCCGATGCGCAGGAGCTCCTTTCGCTTGAACACGCTGAGGGTCCTCAGCTGTCCTTCCCGGGTCTTGAGCGTTCGCAACACCCCGGACAGTTCGCGGGCGAGCTCAACCCTGGTCCGGCGACCTTCGAGGACTCCGGGGCCCGCGATCCAGTAGAGATACGGGGGAGTTCGAATCAGGATCTCGGAGAGGAAGGGGCTGCTGGCCAGGAGCTTGGCGAGCAACCACAACGTGTAGGGAGACGCCTTCAAATAGGAAAAGAGTTGGGCCTTGTTGTAGGACGCCTTGGTGAAGCGCTCGAAATAGGTGAGCGCCTGATCGGGATCGGGCGATCGCCCCAGGCAGTCGAGCAACTCGTCGATCACCTCGGCCAGGAGGTGCCGCACGCGCGGTTCATCGGCGATGAGTTGGAGATTCGCGTCGGCCTTGGCGACGTCTTTGAATCGGTAGGGCGTCAGCAACGCGGCGACCTGGTCGGGTTCCAGGCGAGCCGCGAGCAGGAGGTCCTTGGGCGTCAGTGGAGGCAAGATGTTCCGTGCACCGGTGGTCCGACGACCTCCCGGGTCGTCGCGATTGGAGAACCGAATTGCATTATAGGAAGAACGGGTAGTGGAGACAACACGCATCCGGACGGTCATGCCGCCGGGTGGTTTCTTTTCCCGAGGGTCTCGGCTACCATGTGGCGACCATTCGGATCTGCGCACGATGGCTGACGTCCAACGCGACCTTCCCCGCGACATTCTCGCGGTCCTCTTCATCGGTGCCTTGATCGGTGTGTCGCTCTGGATTCTGCGCCCCTTCATTGCGGCGATCATTTGGGCGATGACGATCGTAGTGGCGAGCTGGCCCGTCATGCTGGCGGTGCAGGCCCGGCTGTGGGGCAAACGGACCCTCGCGGTGATGGTGATGACGCTGGTCCTACTGGGTGCTCTGATCCTCCCGTTTCTGGCCGTGATCGGCACGATCGTGGCGAACGCGGACCCGATCGTGGAGTGGGTCCGCTCCATCAGTTTCGACGCGCTGCCCACTCCACCGGAGTGGCTACGCGCGCTTCCGCTGGTCGGCGCGCCGATCGCCGAAGGCTGGGAGCGGATCGCGGCGGAGGGGATTCCGGACCTGTTCGCGAAAGCCGCGCCCTACGCGGACGACGTGGCCAAGTGGTTCGTCGCCCAGGTCGGCAACCTTGGCGTCTTGTTTGCGCACTCCTTGCTGACCATTGTCATCGCCGCGATCCTGTACGCCCAGGGCGAGACCGCGGCCGCGAGCGTGCGACGCTTCGCGGAACGGCTGGCGGGTGCGACCGGAGACGCGGCGGTCCGTCTGGCGGCGCAAGCCATTCGGGGCGTGGCGCTGGGCGTTGTGGTCACCGCATTGATCCAGGCGGGGATCGGCGGCCTGGGCCTTGCCATCGCCGGGGTGCCCTTCGCCGCGGTCCTCACCGGCCTCATGTTTTTCTTAGCCGTAGCCCAGTTGGGGGCCGTGCCCGTGTTGGTGCCCGCGGTGGTGTGGCTCTATTGGCGCGGCGACCCGACCTGGGGGACCTTCCTGCTGGTCGTGACAGTTGTGGTCGGCACGCTCGATAACATCCTGCGTCCGTTGTTGATCAAACAGGGCGCAAATCTTCCCCTCTTGCTCGTGTTTTCCGGCGTCATCGGCGGTCTGATCGCGTTCGGGCTCATCGGGATCTTCGTGGGCCCGGTCGTCCTCGCCGTGGCGTATTCGATGTTCGAGGCATGGGTCAACGAAGGGCGCCAGGCCCAGCCAGCGCCCGCGGAACGAGAGCCGCGCTAAGCGCGGTGTGTGTCAGGCATCACGTTTCTTTATCGCCTCCAGGAACGGACCAACCACGTCCATCGGAAACGGAAAAAGGATGGTATTGCTCTTTTCGTTCGCCATGCCGGCGATGGTCTGCAGGTACCGCAACTGCAGGGCCTGGGGGCTGGCGCTGATTTTCTCCGCGGCCTGCACCAGTTTTTCCGCGGCCTGCAGTTCGCCCTCCGCGTGGATCACCTTGGCGCGTCGTTCGCGTTCGGCCTCGGCCTGGCGGGCGATGGCGCGCACCATGGTGGGATCGATGTCCACGTGTTTGATCTCCACGCTCGAGACCTTGATGCCCCAGGCGTCGGTCGAGGCGTCCAGGAGCCGCTGAATGTCTATGTTGAGCTTGTCGCGTTCCGCCAGCATCTCGTCGAGCTCGTGCTTGCCCAGCACGCTGCGCAACGTGGTCTGCGCGAGTTGCGAGGTGGCGGCCAGAAAATCCTCGACCTGGATGATGGCGCGTTGCGGATCGATCACGCGGAAGTACACCACCGCGTTGACCTTGACCGACACGTTGTCGCGCGAAATCACGTCCTGCGGCGGGACGTCCATGACCACGGTGCGCAGGTCCACGCGCACCATTTGTTGAATCCCCGGGATCACGATGATGAGCCCAGGCCCCTTGACACGCCAAAAACGGCCGAGCAGGAAAATCACGCCCCGCTGATACTCGCGCAGAACGCGGATCGACGCGAAGATCAGGAGCGCGAGCACCACGAGCAGGACGCTGGTCGAGACGAATCCCATATTCATGTCACCGGCCCTCCGTATTGAGCGGTTCCACCACCAACACCAAGCCGTCGCGGCCGATCACCCTGACGCGCTGGCCGGCCGCGACGGGAACTCTGGTCCGTGCCTGCCACTCTTCACTGTGGATGCGAATGCGACCCGCGTCCGCGAATGCCTCCAGCGCCACACCGCTGGCTCCCAGCAGCTCCTCGGCGCCGCTCACCACGGCGCGGCGGCGGGCTTTGAGGGCCAGAGTGACGACCCCGGTGAAGAACGCCGCGCTGAGGGCTGCCACGGTCAGGACCAACGGCCACGCCACCGTGTATCCTTCGACGTCGGTGTCCATCAAGATGATGGATCCGACCACGAAGGCGATCACCCCGCCGATCCCGAGCGCGCCAAAGCTCGGGAGAAACGCCTCTCCAACCATGAACGCGATGCCGAGGAGGATGAGCCCCAAACCCGCGTAGCTGATAGGCAGCACCTGGAAGGCGTAGAGCGCCAACAGCAGACAGATGCCGCCCATCACGCCGGGCAGCACGTACCCCGGGTTCCACAGCTCGAAGAACAGCCCGTAGACCCCCAGCAACAGCAAGATGTAGGCGATGTTGGGGTCGGTGATCACCGACAGCAAACGGTTGCGCCAGTCGGGCTCGAACGCATCGACCTGCATCGCGGTGGTGGAGAGCGTGATGGCGCGACCGTCGATCGTGACCGAGCGTCCGTCGAGCTTGGTGAGGAGATCGGGAACGTCGGTCGCCATCAGGTCCGCGACGTTCATCGTAACGGCCTCGTCCGCCGGGAGGCTTGCGGCCGTGCGGACGGCGCGTTCCGCCCATTCCACGTTGCGCCCGCGCAACTGAGCCAGGCCGCGAATGTAGGCGATCGCGTCGTTCAACGCCTTTTCTTCCATGCCGGGCTTGACGGTCTGGTCCTTATCGTCCGATTGCCGGCTCTCTTCCTTGCTCTCGTCCCGGGTGGGTTTTCGTTTGCCGGGAGCGGGTTCCTCGCTGCCGGGTGCTGGCGCGCCGATCTGCACGGGCGTTGCGGCTCCCAGATTGGTCCCAGGCGCCATCGCGGCGATGTGACTCGCATACAGAATGTACGTCCCGGCGCTCGCGGCGCGCGCACCGGACGGCGCGACAAACGTCGCCACTGGGACCGGGGACGCGAGGATGTCTTTGATGATCGCCCGCGTGGCGGAATCGAGTCCGCCCGGGGTATCAAGCCGCAGGATCACGAGCATGGTTCCACGGGCGTGCGCCCTGGCCAAGCCGCGATGGAGGTAGTCGGCGGTGGCCGGACCGATCGGGCCGTCCCACGCCAAGCAACACGGCGCTGGGCGCGGAGCTCGCGGTCACAGCGACTTGTTCGGCCGCAAAGACTAGCGGACCAATCGCGAGTGCTCCCAGCCCGAGCGCAAGCCAGTCTTGCAGGCGAGGTTGACGCCCCATAGCCACAACTTACCAAAGACGCTCGTCAAAGCGCATCCCCAACCGTGAGGCCCGCTCCGCGAGGCTACAGCGCTTGACGCTGGCTGACGAGTCTTCGTATACTGCGACCGTTCGTTCGGCTCTTAGCGGTGGAGGAACCATCCCCCATGAAGACCGTCAGCACCGAACACGCCAAGCAGGAACTCGGCCGTCTCGTGCAGCACTCGGTCAAGGGGCACGAGGCCTTCCGCATCACGCACGAAGCCGGTGACGCGGTTCTGCTGTCCAGTGAAGACTACGAGACGCTGATTGAAGCGATCGAGGCGTTGAGCGTGTCGTCGCAGCCCTCGATAACCCCACGCGTCGAACGGCCTCGCCGGTAACCCGGCGGTTCCTTTCTCTATCCTCCAGAACCCTTCTCGGAGTTCGGTTCGTAGTCTGCGACGTTTCTTGCCGCGTTCGGCATGATCTGTTACAGTCGCACGCGGAGCCTTTTTCATCAAGGATTTCATCAGGGATGATGATCTCGCCATCGGGATGTCTGCCGGGGACGGAGGGCCTGTGACCGACCGCGGCGTTGCCGTCATCGGGGCCGGGGCCTGGGGTACGGCGCTCGCGCACTTGATCGCAGGCACCGGTCGACCCGTGCGGTTGTGGTGCTACGAACCCGAGGTGGCGGAGGCCATCGCCGCGCGGCGGGAAAACACCCGGTATTTGCCCGGGATCGCGCTCGCGTCGGGGATCGCGCCCACCACCGACCTTGCCGCTGCCGTCTCGGACGCCGAGGCCGTGCTGATGGTCGTGCCTTCTCATGCGCTCCGCGGGGTGTTTTCCCGCGTGGCGTCGGTGCTGCCCACCGAGGTGCCGGTGGTCTCGGCGACCAAGGGGATCGAAGTCGACTCACTGGCGCTCATGACCGACGTGATGCGCGAGCTGTTGCCGGCCGGGCGTCGACATCCGCTCGCCGTGCTCTCCGGGCCCTCGTTTGCGGCCGAGGTCGCCAAGGGCCACCCCACCGCGGTCACGCTCGCGTGCCGCGACCCCAACGTCGCGCGCCAGCTGCAGGAGCTGTTGACCACGACGGCCTTCAAGTTGTTCACGACGCCGGACGTGATCGGCGTGCAGATCGGCGGCGCGCTCAAGAACGTGATCGCCCTGGCGGCGGGGGGGTCGGACGGCCTCGGCTTCGGCGCCAACACGCGCGCGGCGTTGATCACCCGCGGCCTGGCGGAAATCTCGAGATTGGGCGTGGCCATGGGCGGCCAGCCCTGGACGTTTTCCGGGTTGTCGGGTCTCGGCGATCTGATCCTGACGTGTACCGACCGGCAGAGCCGTAACTTCACCGTGGGCTACCGCATCGGCCGCGGCGAGACGTTGGACGCGATTGTCCGCGGCGCGAGCACCGTGGCGGAGGGGGTCATGACGACTCGCGCCGCCTACGCCCTGTCCAGAAAGCACCGCGTGCTCATGCCGATCGTCGAGCAAGTCTACGCCGTGTTGTACGAAGGGAAAGACCCCCGCAAGGCCGTGACCGACCTGATGGAGCCGTCCGTGGGCGACGAGCTGTTTCGCCCGCCGGAGCGGGGCGGGTGGGGTAACGGCACGGCCGCCGGGTGATGAGCGACATCGAGCGCGTGTTGCTCGAGCTGGCCGGAGGGGTGAGCCTCCTTCGGTACGGGTTGCACCTGGCGGGGGAAGGGTTGCAGGCGGTGGCGGGTGCGCGGCTTCGGTACGCCCTCGCCTCGGTGACCAAGAATCGCGTGCTCGGTCTTGGCGCCGGGGCCCTCATTACCGCCATTCTGCAGAGCAGCAGCGCCACGACCGTGATGCTGGTCGGGTTCACGGGCTCGGGCCTGCTCACGCTGCGCCAAGCCATGGCCGTCATTCTCGGCGCCGACGTGGGCACTACGGCGACCGTGCAATTGTTGGCGTTTCCCATCTACCACTACGCCCTGGGCGTGATCGCCGTGGGGTTTCTGCTCTTTTTCTTTGGTCAGCGTCAACGAACCAAGACCTTGGGCACGGCGGTGCTGGGCTTCGGGCTGATCTTTCTCGGTTTGAGGTTGATTTCTTCGGGCGCGGAGCCGTTCGTCAACACGCCGTTGGTGGGCCAGGCGTTTATGGCCCTGGGCGATCATCCCGTGCTCGGCATCGCCGTGTCGACCGCGGTCACGGCCCTGCTGCACAGCAGCGCGGCCACCATCGGCATCGCGCTCGCGCTCTCCTCGCACGGTTTGCTCACGCTGCACGCCGCGCTGCCGATCATTCTCGGCGCCAACGTGGGCACCTGCGCGCCGGCCCTCATTTCCAGCCTCGGGGGCGTGCCGGAAGCCAAACGCGTGGCGGTCGCCCACGCGCTGTTCAAAGTGGGGGGCGTGCTCCTGATCTACCCGGTGCTGCACGTGTTCGAGACGTGGGTCGCCGCGTCGGCAGCGGGCCTTCCGCATCAAATCGCCAACGCCCACACCTTGTTCAACCTCGGCCTGGCGATCGCGTTCCTGCCGTTCACGGTGCCGTTCGCGGCCGTGGTGGCGCGCTTGGTCAAAGAACGACCCCGCGCCGACGAATGGGCCAAGCCCAAATACCTGGATCCCCACGTCTTGGACGTGCCGTCGCTCGCGTTGAGCCAGGCCACGCGGGAGACGCTGCGGATGGCCGATCTGGTCCACGAAATGGTGCGCGATACCATCAAGGCGTTTGAAGACGGCGATCAGGAGTTGGTCGAAGCGATCGAACGCAAGGAGGACTGGGTCGACGCTCTGAACCGGGAAATTAAGCTCTACATCACCAAACTCTCG contains:
- the ydiK gene encoding AI-2E family transporter YdiK, with protein sequence MADVQRDLPRDILAVLFIGALIGVSLWILRPFIAAIIWAMTIVVASWPVMLAVQARLWGKRTLAVMVMTLVLLGALILPFLAVIGTIVANADPIVEWVRSISFDALPTPPEWLRALPLVGAPIAEGWERIAAEGIPDLFAKAAPYADDVAKWFVAQVGNLGVLFAHSLLTIVIAAILYAQGETAAASVRRFAERLAGATGDAAVRLAAQAIRGVALGVVVTALIQAGIGGLGLAIAGVPFAAVLTGLMFFLAVAQLGAVPVLVPAVVWLYWRGDPTWGTFLLVVTVVVGTLDNILRPLLIKQGANLPLLLVFSGVIGGLIAFGLIGIFVGPVVLAVAYSMFEAWVNEGRQAQPAPAEREPR
- a CDS encoding slipin family protein; translated protein: MGFVSTSVLLVVLALLIFASIRVLREYQRGVIFLLGRFWRVKGPGLIIVIPGIQQMVRVDLRTVVMDVPPQDVISRDNVSVKVNAVVYFRVIDPQRAIIQVEDFLAATSQLAQTTLRSVLGKHELDEMLAERDKLNIDIQRLLDASTDAWGIKVSSVEIKHVDIDPTMVRAIARQAEAERERRAKVIHAEGELQAAEKLVQAAEKISASPQALQLRYLQTIAGMANEKSNTILFPFPMDVVGPFLEAIKKRDA
- a CDS encoding nodulation protein NfeD, encoding MAWDGPIGPATADYLHRGLARAHARGTMLVILRLDTPGGLDSATRAIIKDILASPVPVATFVAPSGARAASAGTYILYASHIAAMAPGTNLGAATPVQIGAPAPGSEEPAPGKRKPTRDESKEESRQSDDKDQTVKPGMEEKALNDAIAYIRGLAQLRGRNVEWAERAVRTAASLPADEAVTMNVADLMATDVPDLLTKLDGRSVTIDGRAITLSTTAMQVDAFEPDWRNRLLSVITDPNIAYILLLLGVYGLFFELWNPGYVLPGVMGGICLLLALYAFQVLPISYAGLGLILLGIAFMVGEAFLPSFGALGIGGVIAFVVGSIILMDTDVEGYTVAWPLVLTVAALSAAFFTGVVTLALKARRRAVVSGAEELLGASGVALEAFADAGRIRIHSEEWQARTRVPVAAGQRVRVIGRDGLVLVVEPLNTEGR
- a CDS encoding type II toxin-antitoxin system Phd/YefM family antitoxin, whose product is MKTVSTEHAKQELGRLVQHSVKGHEAFRITHEAGDAVLLSSEDYETLIEAIEALSVSSQPSITPRVERPRR
- a CDS encoding NAD(P)H-dependent glycerol-3-phosphate dehydrogenase, with product MTDRGVAVIGAGAWGTALAHLIAGTGRPVRLWCYEPEVAEAIAARRENTRYLPGIALASGIAPTTDLAAAVSDAEAVLMVVPSHALRGVFSRVASVLPTEVPVVSATKGIEVDSLALMTDVMRELLPAGRRHPLAVLSGPSFAAEVAKGHPTAVTLACRDPNVARQLQELLTTTAFKLFTTPDVIGVQIGGALKNVIALAAGGSDGLGFGANTRAALITRGLAEISRLGVAMGGQPWTFSGLSGLGDLILTCTDRQSRNFTVGYRIGRGETLDAIVRGASTVAEGVMTTRAAYALSRKHRVLMPIVEQVYAVLYEGKDPRKAVTDLMEPSVGDELFRPPERGGWGNGTAAG
- a CDS encoding Na/Pi cotransporter family protein, with translation MSDIERVLLELAGGVSLLRYGLHLAGEGLQAVAGARLRYALASVTKNRVLGLGAGALITAILQSSSATTVMLVGFTGSGLLTLRQAMAVILGADVGTTATVQLLAFPIYHYALGVIAVGFLLFFFGQRQRTKTLGTAVLGFGLIFLGLRLISSGAEPFVNTPLVGQAFMALGDHPVLGIAVSTAVTALLHSSAATIGIALALSSHGLLTLHAALPIILGANVGTCAPALISSLGGVPEAKRVAVAHALFKVGGVLLIYPVLHVFETWVAASAAGLPHQIANAHTLFNLGLAIAFLPFTVPFAAVVARLVKERPRADEWAKPKYLDPHVLDVPSLALSQATRETLRMADLVHEMVRDTIKAFEDGDQELVEAIERKEDWVDALNREIKLYITKLSEKALTKEQLDREMVLLAVINDLENIGDIVDKNLMELAKKKLYKDLRFSESGVREMVELHGLVEKNFERVVAAFASQDAEVAKQVIEQKARISQKERELKQAHIHRLHAGLPESIETSAIHLDVLTNLKRINSHVTNIAYPLVDQPPEG